The Cylindrospermum stagnale PCC 7417 genome segment GGTAATTGGTAATTGGTAATGGGTAATGGGTAATTGGTAATTGGTAATTGGTAATTTCCTCTCGCCTCATTGGCTAGCCTTCAGGTTGCTCGCGTTGGTCACGTTGTACTGGTAAAGGTGCTGGTTTAACTGTTAATTGAGTAATTTGCCCATCGCGTTCCACTTGGATTTGTATAGGAGTACCAATTTTGCTATCTTCTACTAGCTTTTGCACGTCTTCAACTTTAGTTACAGGCTGGTTATTAATGCTTTTAATCACATCCCCAGGTCGCATTCCGCCAACAGATGCTGGGGAGTTAGAAACAATATTAACTAGCAAAACGCCTTGCTCTGCTTTTATATTTACGCGACCGCCAAATCTTTTATTGATTTTTTCCTTAATTTCTGGCGTTAGCGTCACCATTTGAACGCCCAAATATGGATGCTCTACTTTTCCTTTAGTAATTAATTCCTGGGAAATTCTTTGCACCGTATTAATAGGAATAGCAAAACCCAAGCCTTGAGCACCTTGAATAATTGCTGTGTTCATCCCTATCACCTCACCACGAGCATTCAACAATGGCCCGCCAGAGTTACCAGGGTTAATTGCCGCATCTGTTTGCAAATAGTCAACACGCTTGTCACTAGCACCAATGTCACTACTAGAGCGGCCTGTAGCACTGATAATCCCAGAGGTAACAGTATTATTCAAACCTAAAGGATTACCGATCGCAATTACCGCTTCTCCTGGTTGCAAAACTTCGGAGTTACCCAAAGACAGAGTTGGCAGGTTGTTGGCGTCAATTTTGATCACCGCCACATCAGTTACCGGATCTTCACCCAGCACTTGGCCGTTAAAAGTCCGGCCATCTTTGAGGGTGA includes the following:
- a CDS encoding HhoA/HhoB/HtrA family serine endopeptidase — translated: MKTQDHNLAPKNIDLGCLLRSWGVKSIVWMLFSGVAVVSLGGCSLRPTKNFENQTNGTQVQKTTDPSSAIVPPAIISASGDPNFVVGVVQQVGGAVVRIDASRTVTSQVRPEFADPYFQRFFGDRLPSQPRQRVVRGSGSGFIINASGQILTNSHVVDGADRVTVTLKDGRTFNGQVLGEDPVTDVAVIKIDANNLPTLSLGNSEVLQPGEAVIAIGNPLGLNNTVTSGIISATGRSSSDIGASDKRVDYLQTDAAINPGNSGGPLLNARGEVIGMNTAIIQGAQGLGFAIPINTVQRISQELITKGKVEHPYLGVQMVTLTPEIKEKINKRFGGRVNIKAEQGVLLVNIVSNSPASVGGMRPGDVIKSINNQPVTKVEDVQKLVEDSKIGTPIQIQVERDGQITQLTVKPAPLPVQRDQREQPEG